AGTGCCGCAGGCAGCTACTGCGGTGGCGGCCCGACCCCGGCGGTGTGCCGGTTCGGCGACGTAGCGTGTCGCTCTGTACCAGGGCAGACTGGTCCGATGGATCAACCTGTCGACCTGGCCACAGCCTTGGCTCGTTTCGAGGAGCCTTGGTCCCCGCGCACGGTGGCCACCCTCAACGACTACGACATCCGAGTTGTCAAGACCAGGGGCGAGTTCACCCGGCACAGCCACCCGGAGACCGATGAGGTCTTCCTTGTGATGAACGGCTCGCTGACCATTCGTCTCGACGACGGGGACGTCACGCTCGGACCTGGACAGCTGTACGTCATACCGCGCGGAGTGCACCACCAGCCGGTGTCGGTCGACGGCGCGGAGGTCGTTCTCATCGAGCCGAGCACGACGGTCAATACCGGAGACACCCCGAGCGAGCTCACGGCCGAGCGCCGCCCCGGATGACGCCGATAGGTCGCGCGGCAACGAGACGGACGATCGGCCTGGCTGGCGTTCCAGGCGGGCGCGGGGGATCGACCACGCCGGGGGCCGCCGTCGCTGCCTGCAGGCGAGCTGCCTTGAGGTGGTGGTGGAGCAGCGAATAACGGTGGTCGTCGTCCAAGTCGAGGTGGTTCGCGAGGCGCAGCACTGCCCGCTGTTCGTTCAGGCTGATCGCGTACCAGTCCGAGCGCCGGTGCAGCTGCCGGAGCGGCAGCGCCGCTTGGCGCCGCCGGCACTCCGTCCAGGCCGTCTCAGGAAGCGCCGAGACCGCCAAGGCGGGTCGCCGGGCGGTGCCTGCTGGCGGGAGCGGGTCGAATGGGACCGCCGGGTGGTCGGCCGGGATTCCAAGCAGGCCGAGCGCCGCCTCCCGCAGCGCGCCCGCGTCGACGGCGCTGTGCGCCAGCACCTCGCCGACCGGTGCGCTGGCCTGCTCGAGGAGCACCACGACGAGGTGCGCCGGCCCGGTGGTCTCTTCGCGCCCAGCCGCCCACTGCGCTGCTGCACCCACGGCCTGGGAAGCCAGGTGGTCGTAGGAGACGCCGAGGCGTCGGCCCGCCGCCGTTGTGGCATCACTCTCCCCGGCGCCGGACCGGAGCCCGGCCGCCTCACGCGTCGGCGCGGTGCCGGGAGCCGACGCCCACCACGCTGCCAGCGGCTCGCTGCCCTCGATCGCGGCGACGAGCAGGTGCGCCGTCGTGACCACCCCGCCCTCCTGGGCGAGGGTGGCGGCTGCGACGAGCAGCGAGTCGTCGAAGCGGGCAAGGGGTTGGCGAGGGCGGCGACGCCTCCGTGGCACGAGGCAAGTCTCCCAGCTGTAGATCCCACCCGCTCGGCGCCTCACGCGCCGAGGATGGGAAGATCGCGCCATGTGCCAGCTCCGCCCGCCCGCCCAGTGGAGCAGCGCCGTCGAGGCCGCCGACTGGATCGCGGAGCGCATCGGGCCCTTTGGCGCAGGCGTCACGTCGGTGGTCCCTGCCGGCTTCGAGGCCTACG
Above is a genomic segment from Mycobacteriales bacterium containing:
- a CDS encoding cupin domain-containing protein → MDQPVDLATALARFEEPWSPRTVATLNDYDIRVVKTRGEFTRHSHPETDEVFLVMNGSLTIRLDDGDVTLGPGQLYVIPRGVHHQPVSVDGAEVVLIEPSTTVNTGDTPSELTAERRPG